From the genome of Lujinxingia vulgaris:
CTGAGCACGGCCAGGCCCACGCCTTTTTCGCGGTCGAAATAACGAAAGCGCCGGGGGCGGCCCCGCTCCTCGTCGGTGCGGTCGGGGGACTGCGCGTCGATCGTTGAGGAGGGGAGCGGCCGGAGCTGGGTGTGGCGAAGGGGGCGCTCTTCAAGCTCGGCCTGAAGGCGGCGCATGGCCGCATCGGTGGGGTCACCGCTCTGGGAGGTGGGGGGCTTGCCCCGGCTCCCCCGGTCCTTAACTGCGTCATCGCTCATAGGTGTCTCGTGCGCTGGCCTCAGAGCACATTATGGCCACGCGGGCCACGGTGACCACCGCCGCAGCGGTTTGGGCCGATGGACCCGGCGCGCATCTCACGGCTTGAGTTTGACGCGCTGAACCCCATAATGCAGGCGCCAAAACGACCGATGTATGGCCACAAAACGCTCAACCCAAAAGGATCACAAGATGTCGACTCGCACCGAATACGACTCAATGGGCGCGGTGGAAGTGCCCTCCGACGCCTACTGGGGCGCCCAGACCCAGCGCTCCATCCAGAACTTCAAGATCGGCGGCCACCGCATGCCTCGCCCCATGATCAAGGCGCTGGGGATGGTCAAGCACGCCACCGCCGAGGCCAACTGTGGCCTGGGGCTTTTGAGCGAAGAGAAAAAGAAGGCGATTCAGGCCGCCGCCCAGGAGGTCATCGACGGCAAGCTCGATGAGCATTTCCCGCTGGTGGTCTGGCAGACGGGAAGCGGCACGCAGACCAACATGAATACCAACGAGGTCATCGCGAACCGCGCCATCGAGATGCTCGGCGGGGAGCTCGGGTCGAAGAGCCCGATTCACCCCAACGATGATGTGAACAAGAGCCAGTCGACCAACGACAGCTTCCCCACGGCCAGCGCCGTGGCGATCGTCGACCAGTTTGAGAGCGCGCTGCTCCCGGCGCTCTCCCACCTTCGCGACGCGCTCGACGCCAAGGCCGAAGCGTTTGCGGACATCGTCAAAGTCGGCCGCACCCACCTGATGGACGCCACGCCGCTGACCCTCGGTCAGGAGTTTTCGGGCTACTCGGCGCAGCTCACCTACGCCGAGCGCGCCATCCGCCAGTCGCTGGAGCTTCTGGTGGAGCTGGCCATCGGCGGCACCGCGGTGGGAAGCGGCCTGAACACGGTCGAAGGTTACGATAAGGCCGTCTGCGACGCTCTGGCGGCCATGAGCGGCTACGCCTTTAAGCCCGCGCCCAACAAATTTGCGCTGCTCGCCGGCAAAGAGGCGATCGTGGAGGCCCACGGCGCGCTCAAGACCCTGGCGACCTCGCTCAACAAGATCGCCAACGATATCCGCTGGATGGGAAGCGGCCCGCGTTGTGGGT
Proteins encoded in this window:
- the fumC gene encoding class II fumarate hydratase — protein: MSTRTEYDSMGAVEVPSDAYWGAQTQRSIQNFKIGGHRMPRPMIKALGMVKHATAEANCGLGLLSEEKKKAIQAAAQEVIDGKLDEHFPLVVWQTGSGTQTNMNTNEVIANRAIEMLGGELGSKSPIHPNDDVNKSQSTNDSFPTASAVAIVDQFESALLPALSHLRDALDAKAEAFADIVKVGRTHLMDATPLTLGQEFSGYSAQLTYAERAIRQSLELLVELAIGGTAVGSGLNTVEGYDKAVCDALAAMSGYAFKPAPNKFALLAGKEAIVEAHGALKTLATSLNKIANDIRWMGSGPRCGFGELVLPSNEPGSSIMPGKVNPTQSEAMTMVCAHVFGNDAAVGFAAANGNFELNVYKPMLVHNVLESTRLLTDAMHSFTDNCVVGIEPDREQIADYLERCLMLVTALNPVIGYDKAAEVAKKAYKEKTTLRQAITELGYLSGEEFDKAINPRAMTHPKAKA